A DNA window from Malus domestica chromosome 12, GDT2T_hap1 contains the following coding sequences:
- the LOC103451167 gene encoding ycf20-like protein isoform X2: protein MIHNCCSEPTFFMVQTSKIRIKSLPFPQRSFQSTRRQWRIAFALDTGGIPDEGGQEGINGNNSNLNATRLGRIVTAGGRQLLEKLNLARKNFPMKIFLLLLGFYTANALATILGQTGDWDVLVAGIVVAAIEGIGMLMYRKPPSQSSGRLKSFVMMVNYWKAGVCLGLFVDAFKLGS from the exons ATGATCCACAACTGTTGCAGCGAACCAACTTTTTTCATGGTCCAAACTTCAAAGATTCGCATAAAGTCTCTGCCATTCCCCCAAAGGAG TTTTCAGTCAACAAGACGACAGTGGAGAATAGCCTTTGCCTTGGACACAGGTGGGATTCCCGATGAGGGTGGGCAAGAGGGCATCAATGGCAACAACTCTAATCTCAATGCCACCCGGTTGGGTCGGATAGTGACTGCAGGTGGGAGACAGCTACTGGAGAAGCTGAATTTAGCCAGGAAAAATTTTCCCATGAaaatatttcttcttcttttgggtttCTACACGGCAAATGCGTTGGCTACAATCCTGGGGCAGACCGGGGATTGGGATGTTTTGGTTGCGGGTATAGTGGTTGCTGCCATTGAAGGTATTGGCATGCTAATGTATAGAAAGCCCCCCTCTCAATCGAGTGGGAGGCTCAAGTCGTTTGTCATGATGGTAAATTACTGGAAAGCAGGTGTTTGCCTAGGCCTCTTTGTGGATGCTTTTAAATTGGGTAGTTAA
- the LOC139190139 gene encoding AP2-like ethylene-responsive transcription factor BBM1 isoform X2: MGSMNWLGFSLSPQEVVPADPMISEGADRRRHQHGQDLHDLSAQTTTPVSRFGFKYSDEISGTDASGTDASGDCFDLTYSHDDSSATTTAPKHHSLNHLPPSFGMLHQAAFNSQGADWNMNSSDSTNYKITSDHLSMLMGRSNSCNTLNLENHHNRHHQQPKLENFLGRDSFIADHHDHIQSSTNSAHAYNNNTASTNNTDYIFSRTASSLQLPLESAGPTDVINGDGAGVKINNNSSSSNIGLSMIKTWLRNQPAPQQQEMNKNDINGIGVSNTSTSTTASTTSAQTLSLSMSTAGATTAGDQTCSSDRDNNKQAIIRTAAVTTTQSGIDSQTSTSTAIEAVPRKSIDTFGQRTSIYRGVTRHRWTGRYEAHLWDNSCRREGQTRKGRQVYLGGYDKEEKAARAYDLAALKYWGTTTTTNFPISNYEKEVDEMKHMTRQEFVASLRRKSSGFSRGASIYRGVTRHHQHGRWQARIGRVAGNKDLYLGTFSTQEEAAEAYDIAAIKFRGLNAVTNFDMTRYDVKSILESSTLPIGGAAKRLKDVERAHHQHQHEMTLLADGHHRSTTDDQREKLMMMTRSTSTSNCHDQYHQQLINGDHHGMSVNNVWPTLALTQAAATAAHQAVAPPFGTSYYSAVPYNSNGGQRVWCKQEQDTNSQSFYQPQDYHHQDLHHHQLLQLGSTHNFFQPVNLMGNSTTTDSMEHSSGSNSVIYNGTTAGDHGGYIIPMGTVIANGHENNSNAFGDGSSDHDQVKTALSYENVFGSSSTTTAADAYNHTKSLYYLPVQAPQSSSVSSVGVAKGSSEYNNWVPIAVPTSTNNMAPFTVWNDTN, translated from the exons ATGGGTTCCATGAACTGGTTGGGGTTCTCTCTTTCCCCTCAAGAAGTTGTTCCGGCTGATCCAATGATATCCGAGGGTGCTGATCGTCGTCGTCATCAGCACGGCCAAGATCTTCATGACTTATCTGCCCAAACCACCACACCAGTCTCTCGCTTCGGCTTCAAGTACTCTGATGAAATCTCCGGTACCGATGCCTCCGGCACCGATGCCTCCGGCGACTGCTTTGATCTCACTTATTCTCATGACGACTCATCCGCCACTACTACTGCTCCTAAGCATCATTCCCTCAACCACCTCCCTCCATCTTTTGGAATGCTTCATCAAGCTGCGTTCAACTCCCAAG GTGCAGATTGGAACATGAACTCATCGGATAGCACCAACTACAAGATCACATCAGACCACCTCTCTATGCTGATGGGAAGAAGTAACTCATGCAATACCCTAAACCTTGAAAACCATCATAATCGTCATCATCAACAGCCAAAGCTCGAAAACTTCCTGGGCCGAGACTCTTTCATTGCGGATCATCACGATCACATCCAGAGTAGCACTAATTCTGCGCATGCATACAATAATAACACTGCCAGTACTAATAACACTGACTACATCTTCTCCAGAACCGCCTCTTCTTTGCAGCTTCCATTAGAGAGTGCCGGTCCCACAGATGTCATCAACGGAGACGGTGCAGGTGTGAAAATTAATAACAACAGTAGCAGCTCGAATATTGGGCTTTCTATGATCAAGACGTGGCTGAGGAATCAACCGGCACCTCAGCAGCAAGAGATGAACAAAAACGATATCAATGGCATCGGTGTCTCCAACACAAGTACTAGTACTACCGCTAGTACTACCAGTGCGCAGACTCTTTCGCTTTCGATGAGTACTGCAGGTGCTACTACTGCTGGAGATCAAACCTGTTCGTCAGATCGAGATAATAATAAGCAGGCAATTATTAGGACTGCCGCTGTAACCACTACTCAGTCTGGGATCGATAGCCAGACTAGTACTTCTACTGCTATTGAGGCTGTGCCCAGAAAGTCCATTGATACATTTGGGCAGAGAACTTCTATATACCGTGGTGTAACCAG GCACAGATGGACAGGTAGATATGAAGCTCATTTGTGGGATAATAGTTGCCGAAGAGAGGGACAAACTCGGAAGGGAAGGCAAG TTTATCTGG GTGGTTATGACAAGGAAGAAAAGGCAGCAAGAGCTTATGACCTAGCAGCATTGAAATATTGGGGTACAACAACCACTACAAACTTCCCG ATTAGCAACTATGAGAAAGAGGTAGACGAAATGAAGCACATGACAAGACAGGAATTTGTTGCATCTTTGCGAAG GAAGAGTAGTGGGTTTTCTCGTGGTGCATCCATTTATCGAGGAGTAACAAG ACACCACCAGCATGGGAGATGGCAAGCAAGGATTGGAAGAGTAGCAGGGAACAAAGATCTCTACCTGGGAACATTCA gtactCAGGAGGAAGCAGCAGAGGCGTATGACATCGCAGCCATAAAATTCCGGGGACTAAATGCAGTAACAAACTTTGACATGACAAGATACGACGTGAAGTCGATTCTGGAGAGCAGCACATTGCCCATTGGTGGTGCTGCGAAGCGACTGAAAGACGTTGAGCGGGCACATCACCAGCATCAGCATGAGATGACTCTACTGGCTGACGGACACCACAGATCAACGACGGACGATCAACGCGAAAAGCTGATGATGATGACTCGTAGTACTAGTACTAGTAATTGTCACGATCAATATCATCAGCAACTGATAAATGGCGATCATCATGGAATGAGCGTAAATAACGTCTGGCCAACTCTTGCATTGACCCAAGCCGCCGCCACCGCTGCTCATCAGGCCGTGGCCCCGCCTTTTGGGACGTCTTATTACTCAGCAGTGCCATATAATTCTAATGGCGGGCAGAGGGTTTGGTGCAAGCAAGAGCAAGACACTAATTCTCAAAGCTTTTATCAGCCACAAGATTATCATCATCAagatcttcatcatcatcaactaCTTCAGTTGGGAAGTACCCACAATTTCTTTCAGCCAGTCAACCTCATGGGAAATAGTACTACAACGGATTCTATGGAACATAGCTCAGGTTCTAATTCTGTCATATACAATGGTACTACTGCCGGAGATCACGGTGGCTATATTATCCCTATGGGGACGGTTATAGCTAATGGTCATGAGAATAATAGTAATGCTTTTGGAGATGGCAGTTCCGATCATGATCAGGTAAAAACGGCGCTAAGTTATGAAAATGTGTTTGGCTCAAGTAGTACTACTACCGCTGCGGATGCTTATAATCATACAAAGAGCTTGTATTATCTTCCGGTTCAGGCGCCGCAGTCATCATCAGTTTCATCAGTAGGCGTAGCGAAGGGAAGCAGCGAGTATAACAATTGGGTGCCAATAGCAGTTCCAACATCTACTAACAATATGGCTCCTTTCACAGTCTGGAATGACACAAATTAA
- the LOC103451165 gene encoding protein FAR1-RELATED SEQUENCE 5-like produces MTHESDGASVGTSLVDMSHLFGQDDDDDDDDQRTPSSCKDGSSLVQPHEPYVGQEFDSQESALAFYNAYATRMGFVTRMNDMYRSKHDGTVIGRTLVCNKEGFRKPDRRDKKTLKPRAQTRVGCRAMLSIKKLSVGKWVVTWFVREHTHALTPNKALKGLINDQVPDDKTKIAELTNELFLERKRSAALREIVDLLFNHIEEHTQDLSKKVQHVVENVKELESEGKNRRSLG; encoded by the exons ATGACTCA TGAATCTGATGGTGCATCGGTAGGAACTTCTCTTGTAGATATGAGTCATCTTTTTGGAcaggatgatgatgatgatgatgatgatcaaaGGACTCCAAGTTCTTGTAAAGATGGATCAAGTCTAGTCCAACCACATGAGCCGTATGTGGGTCAGGAATTCGACTCACAAGAAAGTGCACTGGCATTTTATAATGCCTATGCCACTCGTATGGGTTTTGTTACTCGTATGAACGATATGTATCGATCCAAACACGATGGAACCGTCATTGGGCGGACATTGGTATGCAACAAAGAGGGTTTCCGAAAGCCTGACAGGCGTGACAAGAAGACCCTAAAGCCTCGGGCTCAAACTAGGGTAGGTTGTAGGGCAATGCTGTCCATCAAGAAACTCAGTGTTGGGAAATGGGTTGTTACATGGTTCGTTAGGGAGCACACTCATGCATTGACTCCCAACAAAGCTCTAAAAGGACTGATCAATGATCAAGTACCG GACGATAAGACAAAGATTGCAGAGTTAACTAACGAGCTCTTCCTCGAGAGAAAGCGGTCTGCTGCACTTAGAGAAATAGTTGATCttctatttaatcacattgAGGAACATACGCAAGACCTGTCGAAGAAAGTTCAGCATGTTGTCGAAAATGTCAAGGAGCTTGAATCGGAAGGGAAAAACCGTCGTAGCCTCGGATAG
- the LOC103451167 gene encoding ycf20-like protein isoform X1 translates to MASNFLASRIGTAPPLENQFPERSHVALATCMIHNCCSEPTFFMVQTSKIRIKSLPFPQRSFQSTRRQWRIAFALDTGGIPDEGGQEGINGNNSNLNATRLGRIVTAGGRQLLEKLNLARKNFPMKIFLLLLGFYTANALATILGQTGDWDVLVAGIVVAAIEGIGMLMYRKPPSQSSGRLKSFVMMVNYWKAGVCLGLFVDAFKLGS, encoded by the exons ATGGCGAGTAAT TTCTTGGCCTCTCGAATAGGAACCGCACCACCACTGGAGAATCAATTTCCTGAAAGATCACATGTAGCTCTTGCAACTTGTATGATCCACAACTGTTGCAGCGAACCAACTTTTTTCATGGTCCAAACTTCAAAGATTCGCATAAAGTCTCTGCCATTCCCCCAAAGGAG TTTTCAGTCAACAAGACGACAGTGGAGAATAGCCTTTGCCTTGGACACAGGTGGGATTCCCGATGAGGGTGGGCAAGAGGGCATCAATGGCAACAACTCTAATCTCAATGCCACCCGGTTGGGTCGGATAGTGACTGCAGGTGGGAGACAGCTACTGGAGAAGCTGAATTTAGCCAGGAAAAATTTTCCCATGAaaatatttcttcttcttttgggtttCTACACGGCAAATGCGTTGGCTACAATCCTGGGGCAGACCGGGGATTGGGATGTTTTGGTTGCGGGTATAGTGGTTGCTGCCATTGAAGGTATTGGCATGCTAATGTATAGAAAGCCCCCCTCTCAATCGAGTGGGAGGCTCAAGTCGTTTGTCATGATGGTAAATTACTGGAAAGCAGGTGTTTGCCTAGGCCTCTTTGTGGATGCTTTTAAATTGGGTAGTTAA
- the LOC139190139 gene encoding AP2-like ethylene-responsive transcription factor BBM1 isoform X1, whose amino-acid sequence MGSMNWLGFSLSPQEVVPADPMISEGADRRRHQHGQDLHDLSAQTTTPVSRFGFKYSDEISGTDASGTDASGDCFDLTYSHDDSSATTTAPKHHSLNHLPPSFGMLHQAAFNSQAGADWNMNSSDSTNYKITSDHLSMLMGRSNSCNTLNLENHHNRHHQQPKLENFLGRDSFIADHHDHIQSSTNSAHAYNNNTASTNNTDYIFSRTASSLQLPLESAGPTDVINGDGAGVKINNNSSSSNIGLSMIKTWLRNQPAPQQQEMNKNDINGIGVSNTSTSTTASTTSAQTLSLSMSTAGATTAGDQTCSSDRDNNKQAIIRTAAVTTTQSGIDSQTSTSTAIEAVPRKSIDTFGQRTSIYRGVTRHRWTGRYEAHLWDNSCRREGQTRKGRQVYLGGYDKEEKAARAYDLAALKYWGTTTTTNFPISNYEKEVDEMKHMTRQEFVASLRRKSSGFSRGASIYRGVTRHHQHGRWQARIGRVAGNKDLYLGTFSTQEEAAEAYDIAAIKFRGLNAVTNFDMTRYDVKSILESSTLPIGGAAKRLKDVERAHHQHQHEMTLLADGHHRSTTDDQREKLMMMTRSTSTSNCHDQYHQQLINGDHHGMSVNNVWPTLALTQAAATAAHQAVAPPFGTSYYSAVPYNSNGGQRVWCKQEQDTNSQSFYQPQDYHHQDLHHHQLLQLGSTHNFFQPVNLMGNSTTTDSMEHSSGSNSVIYNGTTAGDHGGYIIPMGTVIANGHENNSNAFGDGSSDHDQVKTALSYENVFGSSSTTTAADAYNHTKSLYYLPVQAPQSSSVSSVGVAKGSSEYNNWVPIAVPTSTNNMAPFTVWNDTN is encoded by the exons ATGGGTTCCATGAACTGGTTGGGGTTCTCTCTTTCCCCTCAAGAAGTTGTTCCGGCTGATCCAATGATATCCGAGGGTGCTGATCGTCGTCGTCATCAGCACGGCCAAGATCTTCATGACTTATCTGCCCAAACCACCACACCAGTCTCTCGCTTCGGCTTCAAGTACTCTGATGAAATCTCCGGTACCGATGCCTCCGGCACCGATGCCTCCGGCGACTGCTTTGATCTCACTTATTCTCATGACGACTCATCCGCCACTACTACTGCTCCTAAGCATCATTCCCTCAACCACCTCCCTCCATCTTTTGGAATGCTTCATCAAGCTGCGTTCAACTCCCAAG CAGGTGCAGATTGGAACATGAACTCATCGGATAGCACCAACTACAAGATCACATCAGACCACCTCTCTATGCTGATGGGAAGAAGTAACTCATGCAATACCCTAAACCTTGAAAACCATCATAATCGTCATCATCAACAGCCAAAGCTCGAAAACTTCCTGGGCCGAGACTCTTTCATTGCGGATCATCACGATCACATCCAGAGTAGCACTAATTCTGCGCATGCATACAATAATAACACTGCCAGTACTAATAACACTGACTACATCTTCTCCAGAACCGCCTCTTCTTTGCAGCTTCCATTAGAGAGTGCCGGTCCCACAGATGTCATCAACGGAGACGGTGCAGGTGTGAAAATTAATAACAACAGTAGCAGCTCGAATATTGGGCTTTCTATGATCAAGACGTGGCTGAGGAATCAACCGGCACCTCAGCAGCAAGAGATGAACAAAAACGATATCAATGGCATCGGTGTCTCCAACACAAGTACTAGTACTACCGCTAGTACTACCAGTGCGCAGACTCTTTCGCTTTCGATGAGTACTGCAGGTGCTACTACTGCTGGAGATCAAACCTGTTCGTCAGATCGAGATAATAATAAGCAGGCAATTATTAGGACTGCCGCTGTAACCACTACTCAGTCTGGGATCGATAGCCAGACTAGTACTTCTACTGCTATTGAGGCTGTGCCCAGAAAGTCCATTGATACATTTGGGCAGAGAACTTCTATATACCGTGGTGTAACCAG GCACAGATGGACAGGTAGATATGAAGCTCATTTGTGGGATAATAGTTGCCGAAGAGAGGGACAAACTCGGAAGGGAAGGCAAG TTTATCTGG GTGGTTATGACAAGGAAGAAAAGGCAGCAAGAGCTTATGACCTAGCAGCATTGAAATATTGGGGTACAACAACCACTACAAACTTCCCG ATTAGCAACTATGAGAAAGAGGTAGACGAAATGAAGCACATGACAAGACAGGAATTTGTTGCATCTTTGCGAAG GAAGAGTAGTGGGTTTTCTCGTGGTGCATCCATTTATCGAGGAGTAACAAG ACACCACCAGCATGGGAGATGGCAAGCAAGGATTGGAAGAGTAGCAGGGAACAAAGATCTCTACCTGGGAACATTCA gtactCAGGAGGAAGCAGCAGAGGCGTATGACATCGCAGCCATAAAATTCCGGGGACTAAATGCAGTAACAAACTTTGACATGACAAGATACGACGTGAAGTCGATTCTGGAGAGCAGCACATTGCCCATTGGTGGTGCTGCGAAGCGACTGAAAGACGTTGAGCGGGCACATCACCAGCATCAGCATGAGATGACTCTACTGGCTGACGGACACCACAGATCAACGACGGACGATCAACGCGAAAAGCTGATGATGATGACTCGTAGTACTAGTACTAGTAATTGTCACGATCAATATCATCAGCAACTGATAAATGGCGATCATCATGGAATGAGCGTAAATAACGTCTGGCCAACTCTTGCATTGACCCAAGCCGCCGCCACCGCTGCTCATCAGGCCGTGGCCCCGCCTTTTGGGACGTCTTATTACTCAGCAGTGCCATATAATTCTAATGGCGGGCAGAGGGTTTGGTGCAAGCAAGAGCAAGACACTAATTCTCAAAGCTTTTATCAGCCACAAGATTATCATCATCAagatcttcatcatcatcaactaCTTCAGTTGGGAAGTACCCACAATTTCTTTCAGCCAGTCAACCTCATGGGAAATAGTACTACAACGGATTCTATGGAACATAGCTCAGGTTCTAATTCTGTCATATACAATGGTACTACTGCCGGAGATCACGGTGGCTATATTATCCCTATGGGGACGGTTATAGCTAATGGTCATGAGAATAATAGTAATGCTTTTGGAGATGGCAGTTCCGATCATGATCAGGTAAAAACGGCGCTAAGTTATGAAAATGTGTTTGGCTCAAGTAGTACTACTACCGCTGCGGATGCTTATAATCATACAAAGAGCTTGTATTATCTTCCGGTTCAGGCGCCGCAGTCATCATCAGTTTCATCAGTAGGCGTAGCGAAGGGAAGCAGCGAGTATAACAATTGGGTGCCAATAGCAGTTCCAACATCTACTAACAATATGGCTCCTTTCACAGTCTGGAATGACACAAATTAA